GAGGGGCACGTCGCGCTCGAGATCGATTCGCTGACGGCGCTGCGCCTGTATGCGGTTGCGACGGGCCAGCTGCACGACCGCCTGCCCCCCCTGGGCCTGGACTACTTCCTCGAGCTGGGGAACGTCATCTCCGGGGCGGCCGTCAGCCGCCTCAACGAGCTGGGCTTCGACGTCGTCGTCCACCCCCCCGAGCTGCTGGACGCGGCGGCGGGAGACGATCCGGCAGAGGCTGAGGCGTGCCTCATCCCGGTGTACTCGCCTCACGGCGGCATTCTCGTCCAGGTGGTGCTGTGCACGGGATGAGTGCCGGCCCCGAGCGGCGGGAGATCGCCCGCGTGCTGCTCGTCGACGACGA
This bacterium DNA region includes the following protein-coding sequences:
- a CDS encoding chemotaxis protein CheX, whose translation is MRLECVEAFADASVKVLVAMLGDQFGAGPPRLACSEERGSGVIVHVRFSGEAEGHVALEIDSLTALRLYAVATGQLHDRLPPLGLDYFLELGNVISGAAVSRLNELGFDVVVHPPELLDAAAGDDPAEAEACLIPVYSPHGGILVQVVLCTG